One Littorina saxatilis isolate snail1 linkage group LG14, US_GU_Lsax_2.0, whole genome shotgun sequence genomic region harbors:
- the LOC138947294 gene encoding uncharacterized protein has product MAMRHTRTLSASSDILSGETVSSLQRWMFGNIFRSQRQLLRFGLFLAAFILVTYLLNPFGSPDETASHTKHPIVKPPAAVVRNVAKKAVEQKAVSEYHATFFEEMGKRFAGKDNNIKFDSQHFENELPDVSKSDIVSLQEQTKLNKIAEMVEAAAQEVSKCHEVPGMSIVLVKGKNSAKIPIGMAHMAARQPVTTDTKFLLNSISKTFLGQLLAVLISEKSSNVTLDTRVADILGPDLQLATEELTREVTLRDLLSHRSGLSSGNLAVRTTYPDAWTRADVVRNLKYLPPSVPFRKGFLYSNLGAVLLTHVVEKIGGAPWEKLIVDKLLAPLGMLSSKPMTKVSQLEAKNVSRLYVPVEGSVTLADTRIFNQGPLSPVALLTTTASDVTKWLQFNLAKGQLPDGRQLISRGLWSAMWTKHTDLSAMFLAGIDKSGNQWPVKDRSEGYGLFWFINKYRGLKNFWHGGGLYTHHTLAWHFPEKDVALYAVINGYSGDSKPFAIVESLAYYAADLLLGYQPWLDEKSICFYPKPWVSDQSKNQTETDKDGTEDGKKEAQASGSKGGDLQGGIKERVDGEFANADVSHDAKKQEGLQGVDLGHRKGNIFASLMNVDEKAADSQSSSLKLARVAGLDHQQRAEKRDQAYQRNQGSSFFSALTSNLSDSAQDSAKLAAPKFSVGLYEGLYRCPLFGEFSVFVSPLSGSLECHMNVLTGILHPLEGHTFGVELTKSLRHLSKPSQNLPARNNFHVSFVASDSGEITAVDVHSSWSVEVPIRFQKMR; this is encoded by the exons ATGGCCATGAGACATACAAGAACATTGTCAGCTTCATCTGACATTCTTAGTGGGGAGACGGTCTCCTCTTTGCAGCGATGGATGTTTGGAAACATTTTCCGTTCTCAGCGCCAGCTTTTGCGTTTTGGTCTCTTCCTGGCTGCTTTCATACTCGTCACGTACCTCTTAAATCCCTTCGGATCCCCGGATGAAACCGCCTCTCATACAAAGCACCCCATAGTCAAACCACCTGCAGCTGTTGTGCGTAACGTTGCGAAGAAAGCTGTTGAGCAAAAAGCAGTCTCCGAGTATCATGCCACCTTCTTTGAAGAGATGGGGAAACGTTTCGCAGgaaaagacaacaacatcaaGTTTGATTCCCAACACTTTGAGAACGAGCTACCAGACGTGAGCAAGTCTGATATTGTCAGTTTACAAGAACAGACCAAGTTGAACAAAATTGCAGAAATGGTGGAAGCAGCAGCACAAGAGGTGTCTAAATGTCACGAAGTTCCTGGAATGTCGATTGTGCTTGTGAAGGGGAAGAATTCTGCGAAAATACCCATTGGAATGGCACACATGGCTGCCAGGCAACCTGTTACCACGGACACCAAGTTTTTGCTGAATTCCATCAGTAAAACATTTCTCGGACAACTCCTAGCGGTCCTTATCAGTGAGAAGTCTAGCAA CGTCACTTTGGACACACGAGTGGCAGACATCTTGGGCCCCGACCTTCAGCTGGCAACAGAAGAGCTGACAAGGGAGGTGACTCTGCGAGACCTGCTGTCCCATCGCTCAGGCCTGTCCAGCGGAAACCTGGCTGTCCGCACAACTTACCCAGACGCCTGGACAAGAGCGGATGTGGTTAG AAACCTCAAATACCTCCCACCTTCTGTGCCATTCCGCAAAGGCTTCCTCTACAGTAATCTGGGCGCAGTGTTGCTCACTCACGTTGTGGAGAAAATTGGAGGTGCACCATGGGAAAAACTGATCGTCGACAAACTTCTTGCGCCTCTGGGCATGCTCAGCTCAAAGCCGATGACGAAAGTTTCGCAGCTTGAGGCAAAAAATGTGAGCAGACTCTACGTGCCCGTCGAAGGATCTGTGACGCTAGCTGATACTAGAATTTTCAA TCAGGGGCCCCTATCTCCAGTCGCTCTCTTGACCACAACTGCAtcggatgtgaccaagtggctcCAGTTTAACCTTGCCAAAGGTCAACTCCCGGACGGTCGGCAGCTTATCAGCCGAGGCCTGTGGTCAGCCATGTGGACGAAGCACACTGACCTGTCGGCAATGTTCCTGGCTggaatcgacaagtctggcaacCAGTGGCCGGTCAAAGATCGCAGCGAGGGATATGGCCTGTTTTGGTTCATCAACAAGTATAGAG GTCTGAAGAACTTCTGGCATGGTGGGGGACTCTACACCCATCACACCCTGGCCTGGCACTTCCCGGAGAAAGACGTCGCTCTCTACGCTGTCATCAACGGCTACTCTGGGGACAGTAAACCTTTCGCCATCGTGGAGTCGCTGGCCTACTACGCCGCTGACCTCTTGCTAGGCTACCAGCCCTGGCTGGACGAGAAATCCATCTGCTTTTACCCCAAACCATGGGTGTCTGACCAATCGAAGAACCAaacagaaaccgacaaggatgGAACAGAGGATGGGAAGAAAGAAGCACAAGCCAGTGGTAGCAAGGGAGGCGATCTGCAAGGTGGCATCAAAGAGAGAGTGGATGGAGAGTTCGCTAATGCTGATGTTTCCCATGATGCAAAGAAGCAGGAGGGACTGCAAGGAGTCGACTTGGGTCACCGCAAAGGAAATATTTTTGCAAGTTTGATGAACGTTGATGAAAAGGCTGCTGATTCTCAATCCAGTTCTCTGAAGTTGGCGAGGGTAGCGGGTTTGGATCACCAGCAACGTGCTGAAAAGAGGGATCAAGCGTATCAGAGAAACCAAGGGTCTAGCTTCTTCTCTGCTCTTACGTCCAATCTATCTGATAGCGCACAGGATTCAGCAAAACTGGCCGCCCCAAAGTTTTCAGTAGGACTATACGAAGGGCTCTATCGTTGCCCCTTGTTTGGAGAGTTTTCAGTTTTTGTTAGCCCTCTGTCTGGTAGTCTTGAATGCCACATGAACGTTCTCACCGGAATTCTGCACCCATTGGAAGGACACACCTTTGGCGTAGAGCTGACCAAAAGCTTGCGGCATTTGAGCAAGCCGTCGCAAAATTTGCCAGCTCGCAATAACTTTCATGTCAGCTTTGTGGCTTCTGATTCAGGGGAGATAACTGCTGTTGACGTACACAGTAGTTGGTCTGTGGAGGTACCCATAAGGTTTCAGAAAATGAGATAG